The bacterium Unc6 genome includes a window with the following:
- a CDS encoding DNA-directed RNA polymerase subunit beta', translated as MDTVNIFDSITIKIASPETIRAWSYGQVKKPETLNYRTLRSEKDGLFCEKIFGPTKDWECYCGKYKRIKNKGIVCDRCGVEITLSRVRRERMGHIELAAPVSHIWFFKSLPSRIGILLDLTLKELEKVLYYEEYIVIDPKSTPLKEKQLLNDEQYQEAIIRYGAENFDAGIGAEAVQHFLRRVNFDKISLKYKKQIKGSKSDITKQKIAKVLNILDTLKNSGNKPEWMILTVLPVIPPDLRPLVPLDGGRFATSDLNDLYRRVINRNNRLKKLIELSAPDIIIRNEKRMLQEAVDALFENGKHGKPVLTAGNRPLKSLSDMLKGKQGRFRQNLLGKRTDYSGRSVIIIGPELKLHQCGLPKKMALELFEPFIIQKLREKGYVHTIRSARKLVDKKKTEVWDILDEVIKDHPVILNRAPTLHRLGIQAFEPVLIEGNAIKVHPFVCAAFNADFDGDQMAVHVPLSIEAQVETRLLMLAPNNLFAPSSGRPIVAPTQDTVIGCYFLTIPKLGCRGEGKIFASTDEAMIAYYDEEVELHAVCKVMLNGNLIDTTVGRILFNDILPKGMPFVNEPMDRKVLGSLIIKSYKLFGAEKTVQMLDELKKIGFEMSTHAGISISTSSLSIPSKKEEVVKKAQKEVKEAESKYKAGIITEGERNNKVIDIWTRVTQEIQDLIFESWDLFNPVRMMADSGARGNRQQIRQLAGMRGLMAKPSGEIIEIPIIANFREGLTVLEYFISTHGARKGLADTALKTSDAGYLTRRLVDVAQDVIITEEDCGTLSGILISAITEGEDVVVSLKERIVGRIALDNIVDVITDQIIVSAGEEITDEKTDKIEEVGIEKIRIRSVLTCQTRLGVCQKCYGRNLATQRISELGDAVGIIAAQSIGEPGTQLTMRTFHIGGTAFGIAKQSGIKVRNSGTVRYHNLKTVSIKGGLFRVINRIGEISINDEVGREFVRYRIPFGATVFVQDEGKIEKAEELTQWDPYTISIVSEVSGRVQYMDIRSGVTMREELDPATGITGRIITEHKGDYYPQILIKDEKNEILATYPVPTGAHIMVDEKQEVESGDVIAKTPRKITKTKDITGGLPRVAELFEARKPKNPAIISDISGVVDFGPAKRGHRRIIVKNPQTQDEREYLVPSGKHILVYKGDNITAGQQLTDGPVVLQDILKTLGDKALQEYLVNEIQEVYRLQGVRINDKHIEVIVRQMMRRVSITDPGNSDFQEGMHVDKFKFNDVVTALKKKNKNLPKAMPTLLGVTKASLSTESFISAASFQETTRVLTEAALAGKKDFLLGLKENVIMGHLIPAGTGYHSHHEFEIEREK; from the coding sequence ATGGATACAGTAAATATTTTTGATAGTATTACTATAAAGATTGCATCCCCTGAAACTATAAGGGCATGGTCTTACGGACAGGTGAAGAAGCCCGAGACATTGAATTACAGAACATTAAGATCAGAAAAAGACGGACTTTTTTGTGAAAAGATATTCGGTCCTACAAAAGACTGGGAATGTTATTGCGGAAAATATAAAAGAATAAAAAATAAAGGGATAGTATGCGACAGGTGTGGTGTGGAGATTACACTTTCAAGAGTCCGAAGAGAGCGGATGGGACATATAGAACTTGCAGCTCCTGTTTCACATATCTGGTTTTTTAAGTCTCTTCCGTCAAGGATAGGGATACTTCTTGATTTAACACTAAAAGAACTTGAGAAGGTTCTTTATTATGAAGAATACATTGTTATAGACCCTAAAAGCACCCCGTTAAAGGAAAAACAGCTTCTTAATGATGAGCAATATCAGGAAGCCATTATAAGGTATGGTGCAGAAAACTTTGATGCAGGGATTGGTGCAGAGGCTGTACAACATTTTTTAAGAAGGGTTAATTTTGATAAGATTTCATTAAAGTATAAAAAACAGATTAAGGGGTCAAAATCTGATATTACAAAACAAAAAATTGCAAAAGTATTAAATATTTTAGATACCCTTAAAAATTCCGGAAATAAGCCTGAATGGATGATATTAACTGTTTTACCGGTAATTCCCCCGGACCTAAGGCCGCTTGTTCCTTTAGACGGTGGAAGGTTTGCAACAAGTGACCTAAATGACCTGTATAGAAGGGTTATAAACAGAAACAACAGGTTGAAAAAGCTTATAGAACTTTCTGCGCCAGATATTATTATAAGAAATGAGAAGAGGATGCTTCAGGAGGCAGTTGATGCATTATTTGAAAATGGCAAGCATGGTAAGCCGGTTCTTACCGCCGGGAATAGACCCCTGAAATCCCTTTCAGATATGTTAAAGGGAAAACAGGGAAGATTCAGACAGAATCTTCTGGGAAAAAGGACCGATTATTCCGGACGATCTGTTATTATCATAGGTCCTGAACTTAAACTGCACCAGTGTGGTCTGCCCAAAAAAATGGCGCTTGAACTTTTTGAACCATTTATTATACAGAAGTTAAGAGAAAAGGGATATGTTCATACAATAAGAAGTGCAAGAAAACTGGTGGATAAAAAAAAGACAGAGGTTTGGGATATACTTGATGAAGTAATCAAGGACCACCCTGTTATACTGAACAGGGCACCCACACTGCACAGACTTGGAATACAGGCTTTTGAGCCTGTTCTCATAGAAGGCAATGCAATAAAAGTTCATCCATTTGTGTGTGCGGCATTTAACGCTGACTTTGACGGTGACCAGATGGCGGTTCATGTCCCTCTTTCGATAGAGGCTCAGGTTGAGACAAGACTTCTTATGCTTGCTCCAAATAATTTATTTGCACCGTCCAGTGGCCGCCCCATAGTTGCGCCCACACAAGATACAGTTATCGGGTGTTATTTTTTAACAATACCAAAATTGGGCTGTCGAGGAGAAGGAAAAATATTTGCAAGTACAGACGAAGCAATGATAGCGTATTATGATGAAGAAGTAGAACTTCATGCAGTTTGTAAGGTAATGTTAAACGGCAATTTGATAGATACAACAGTCGGAAGAATCTTATTCAATGATATACTGCCCAAAGGTATGCCCTTTGTCAATGAACCAATGGATAGAAAGGTTCTTGGTTCTCTTATAATTAAATCTTATAAACTTTTTGGGGCTGAAAAAACAGTTCAGATGCTTGATGAATTAAAAAAAATAGGATTTGAAATGTCAACACACGCAGGGATCTCTATTTCTACATCCAGCCTCTCTATTCCTTCCAAGAAAGAAGAGGTAGTGAAGAAAGCACAAAAAGAAGTAAAAGAAGCAGAAAGCAAATACAAGGCAGGTATCATTACAGAAGGCGAAAGAAACAATAAGGTTATTGATATATGGACAAGGGTAACACAGGAAATCCAGGACCTTATATTTGAATCCTGGGATCTGTTTAACCCGGTTCGCATGATGGCTGATTCAGGAGCAAGAGGAAACCGTCAGCAGATAAGGCAGCTTGCAGGTATGAGGGGGTTGATGGCAAAGCCCTCGGGTGAAATTATAGAAATACCCATTATTGCAAATTTCAGAGAAGGACTTACAGTTCTTGAATATTTTATCTCTACACACGGGGCAAGAAAAGGGCTTGCAGACACTGCGCTTAAAACATCGGACGCCGGTTATCTTACCCGTAGGCTTGTTGATGTTGCGCAGGATGTAATTATAACAGAAGAAGATTGTGGTACCTTAAGCGGAATACTTATAAGTGCCATAACAGAGGGTGAAGATGTAGTTGTAAGTTTGAAGGAAAGAATTGTCGGAAGGATTGCACTTGATAATATTGTAGATGTTATAACGGACCAGATTATTGTATCCGCAGGTGAAGAGATAACAGATGAAAAGACTGATAAAATTGAAGAGGTTGGGATTGAAAAGATTCGTATAAGAAGTGTTCTAACCTGTCAGACAAGATTGGGTGTATGCCAAAAATGTTATGGTAGAAACCTTGCTACGCAGAGGATATCTGAACTTGGGGATGCAGTGGGCATCATTGCTGCTCAATCAATTGGAGAACCCGGCACACAGCTTACGATGCGTACCTTCCATATCGGTGGAACAGCATTCGGTATAGCAAAACAAAGTGGTATAAAGGTGAGAAATTCAGGAACTGTTAGATATCATAACCTTAAAACAGTTTCTATAAAAGGTGGCCTTTTTCGTGTAATAAACAGGATTGGTGAGATATCTATAAATGATGAAGTGGGCAGGGAATTTGTCCGATACCGTATACCGTTTGGCGCAACTGTATTTGTTCAGGACGAGGGTAAAATAGAAAAAGCAGAGGAACTTACCCAGTGGGATCCGTACACAATCTCAATAGTTTCAGAAGTATCAGGGCGTGTCCAGTATATGGATATAAGATCCGGTGTTACAATGCGTGAAGAATTAGACCCTGCCACAGGTATCACAGGCCGTATTATTACAGAACACAAGGGAGATTATTATCCACAGATATTGATAAAAGATGAAAAAAATGAGATTCTTGCAACATATCCTGTCCCAACAGGTGCTCATATAATGGTAGATGAAAAACAGGAAGTTGAAAGTGGCGATGTGATAGCAAAGACACCAAGAAAGATAACAAAGACAAAAGATATTACAGGTGGGCTTCCGAGGGTTGCAGAACTTTTTGAAGCAAGAAAGCCCAAGAACCCTGCGATAATAAGTGACATCTCAGGTGTTGTTGATTTTGGTCCTGCAAAAAGAGGACACAGAAGAATCATTGTAAAGAATCCTCAAACACAGGATGAAAGAGAATACCTTGTCCCGTCAGGGAAGCATATCCTTGTGTATAAAGGTGACAATATAACAGCGGGACAGCAATTAACAGATGGCCCTGTTGTTTTACAGGATATATTAAAAACACTTGGAGATAAGGCGTTGCAAGAATATCTTGTTAATGAAATACAGGAAGTATACCGTCTTCAGGGTGTTCGTATAAATGATAAACATATAGAAGTTATTGTTCGTCAGATGATGAGAAGAGTAAGCATTACAGACCCCGGTAATTCGGATTTTCAGGAAGGAATGCATGTTGATAAATTTAAGTTTAATGATGTGGTTACTGCATTAAAAAAGAAGAATAAAAATTTGCCTAAGGCCATGCCAACACTTCTCGGTGTAACAAAAGCATCTTTAAGCACGGAAAGCTTTATCTCTGCTGCAAGTTTTCAAGAAACGACGCGTGTTCTTACAGAGGCGGCCTTAGCCGGTAAAAAAGATTTTCTCCTTGGATTAAAAGAAAATGTTATTATGGGGCATCTAATCCCAGCAGGGACAGGGTATCACTCACATCATGAATTTGAGATAGAAAGGGAAAAATAG
- a CDS encoding 30S ribosomal protein S12 — MPTISQLIRFGRARIKKKTKSPALNKCPQRRGVCLQVRTMTPKKPNSALRKITRVRLTNGIEVTAYIPGEGHNLQEHSIVLVRGGRVKDLPGVRYHTVRGTLDTAGVENRKKSRSKYGTKRPKEQAK, encoded by the coding sequence ATGCCAACTATAAGTCAATTGATAAGATTTGGAAGAGCAAGAATTAAAAAGAAGACAAAATCACCTGCATTAAATAAATGCCCACAGAGAAGAGGGGTTTGTCTGCAGGTAAGAACTATGACACCCAAGAAGCCAAACTCTGCTTTGCGCAAGATTACCAGAGTCAGGCTTACCAATGGTATAGAGGTTACTGCATATATACCCGGTGAAGGACACAACCTTCAAGAACACTCTATTGTATTGGTTCGTGGAGGCAGAGTAAAGGATCTTCCGGGCGTCCGATATCATACTGTAAGGGGAACACTTGACACAGCGGGTGTTGAAAACAGAAAAAAGAGCCGTTCTAAATATGGGACAAAAAGACCGAAGGAACAGGCTAAATAA
- a CDS encoding 30S ribosomal protein S7 yields MRRGKIQKRKLLPDPKYNDLLVSKFINILILKGKKSKAEKIVYNAMEEVSKKINKEPLEILSKAVNNVRPLLEVKARRIGGATYQVPIEVNEERGRAIALRWIRDFARVKKGMPMEKKLGGEILDAYKGEGASMKKRADTHKMAESNKAFAHFRF; encoded by the coding sequence ATGAGAAGAGGTAAAATACAAAAAAGGAAGTTATTACCGGATCCTAAATATAACGATTTACTGGTAAGCAAGTTTATAAATATACTTATCTTAAAAGGTAAAAAATCAAAAGCTGAAAAAATAGTTTATAATGCGATGGAAGAGGTTTCAAAAAAGATTAATAAAGAGCCATTAGAAATTTTAAGTAAGGCGGTTAACAATGTCCGACCTCTTTTGGAGGTAAAAGCCCGACGGATAGGCGGTGCCACCTATCAGGTTCCTATTGAGGTTAACGAAGAAAGAGGAAGGGCTATTGCACTTCGTTGGATAAGAGATTTTGCCAGAGTTAAAAAAGGGATGCCAATGGAAAAAAAACTTGGGGGCGAAATTTTAGATGCATATAAAGGCGAAGGTGCTTCTATGAAAAAAAGGGCAGATACACATAAGATGGCAGAATCAAACAAGGCATTTGCACATTTTAGATTTTGA
- a CDS encoding elongation factor G produces MEVKYTLQKLRNVGIIAHIDAGKTTTTERILYHAGTIDRMGNVDDGTTQTDWMVQERERGITITSACTTSFWKDCRINIIDTPGHIDFTVEVERSLRVLDGAVVIFCAVGGVESQSETVWRQADRYHVPRIAFINKMDRIEADFFGTLKQIQQRLGANAAAVEIPIGVGQNLEGVIDLIKMKSLIYDIKDITGRFKVGSVSPDLLEMAKLYRAKLIESVAETDKNIMEKFSHDQEIKEGELSSAIRRQTIAGKFVPVLCGSSLKNIGVQPILDAVVDWLPSPVDVPPVQGIVQGKDVIEQRKASDDEYFSALAFKIMIDPYVGKLTFLRVYSGILKSGSYIYNVSRDKKERIGKLLKMHANRQEIIEVVKTGDIAAAVGLRETKTGDTICDEQHPVILESMHLPQPVISLAIEPLTRQDQDKLSLALSRLQDEDPSFCVSYNEETAQTLILGFGELHLEIIVDRLKREFNVQTQVGKPHVAYKETLIKPVRQEGKFVQQSGGRGQYGHVVFEIEPIERGSGIVFESALRGTSIPREYVPSIEQGVIESAQTGPLGGFPVVDVKVVLIDGSYHEVDSSTFAFKMAGSIGFSAALRSGGSMLLEPIMDVEVVVPEEYLGDVIADMGARRAKIEQLSQRGNVRVIRGFIPLSELFGYATAVRSVSQGRASYVMQPAYYAEVPKNIKEKILKGKK; encoded by the coding sequence ATGGAAGTAAAATATACTTTACAAAAATTACGCAATGTAGGTATTATTGCACATATTGATGCAGGGAAAACAACTACCACAGAGAGAATTCTCTATCATGCTGGAACCATTGATAGAATGGGAAATGTTGATGATGGAACAACACAGACAGACTGGATGGTTCAGGAAAGGGAAAGAGGTATAACTATTACAAGTGCCTGTACCACCAGTTTTTGGAAAGACTGCAGAATAAACATCATAGATACACCGGGGCATATTGATTTTACCGTAGAGGTAGAAAGAAGTTTAAGGGTTCTTGACGGTGCGGTTGTGATATTCTGTGCTGTAGGAGGAGTTGAGTCTCAATCTGAAACAGTATGGAGACAGGCAGATAGGTATCATGTTCCAAGGATTGCTTTTATTAATAAAATGGACAGGATAGAAGCAGATTTTTTTGGAACCCTGAAACAGATACAACAAAGACTTGGCGCAAATGCAGCAGCGGTTGAGATACCCATAGGGGTTGGACAAAATTTAGAAGGTGTTATAGACCTTATTAAAATGAAATCTCTTATCTATGATATTAAAGACATTACAGGTAGATTTAAGGTTGGTTCAGTTTCACCTGACCTTTTAGAAATGGCAAAACTGTATCGCGCAAAACTTATTGAGTCTGTCGCAGAGACCGATAAAAATATTATGGAAAAGTTTTCGCACGATCAGGAAATAAAAGAAGGAGAACTATCATCTGCCATAAGAAGACAGACGATAGCAGGAAAGTTTGTTCCGGTTCTTTGCGGTTCATCACTTAAAAATATAGGTGTTCAACCTATTTTAGATGCAGTTGTAGACTGGTTGCCAAGCCCGGTTGATGTCCCCCCTGTTCAGGGGATTGTTCAGGGTAAAGATGTAATAGAACAAAGGAAAGCATCGGATGATGAGTATTTTTCTGCACTTGCATTTAAGATAATGATAGATCCATATGTTGGAAAACTCACATTTTTAAGGGTCTATTCAGGCATACTAAAATCAGGTTCCTACATATATAACGTAAGCAGGGACAAAAAAGAAAGAATTGGAAAACTTCTTAAAATGCATGCAAACAGGCAGGAAATAATTGAAGTGGTAAAAACTGGAGATATTGCTGCTGCTGTAGGACTAAGAGAAACAAAAACGGGTGATACCATATGTGATGAACAACATCCTGTAATCCTTGAGTCCATGCATTTGCCACAGCCTGTTATATCCCTTGCAATTGAACCTTTGACAAGACAGGATCAGGATAAACTTTCTCTTGCACTTTCAAGATTGCAGGACGAAGACCCTTCGTTTTGTGTTTCTTATAATGAAGAGACGGCACAGACGCTTATTTTGGGTTTTGGAGAATTGCATCTTGAAATAATTGTTGACAGATTGAAAAGAGAATTCAATGTTCAGACACAGGTTGGAAAACCGCATGTTGCATATAAAGAAACATTGATTAAACCTGTAAGACAGGAAGGAAAGTTTGTGCAGCAGAGCGGCGGGCGTGGACAGTATGGGCATGTCGTATTTGAGATAGAGCCCATAGAAAGAGGTTCAGGAATAGTGTTTGAAAGTGCGCTACGCGGAACAAGTATACCCAGAGAATATGTTCCCTCTATAGAACAGGGAGTAATAGAATCCGCACAGACAGGACCTTTGGGAGGATTTCCTGTTGTAGATGTAAAGGTAGTGCTTATAGATGGCTCATACCATGAAGTAGATTCTTCAACATTCGCATTCAAGATGGCAGGCTCTATCGGATTTAGCGCAGCACTTAGATCGGGGGGTTCAATGCTCCTTGAGCCTATTATGGATGTGGAGGTTGTGGTTCCTGAGGAATATTTAGGCGATGTAATTGCTGATATGGGAGCTCGCAGGGCAAAGATAGAACAACTTTCACAGAGAGGCAATGTCCGTGTTATAAGAGGATTTATTCCTCTTTCAGAGCTTTTTGGATATGCAACTGCTGTTCGTTCTGTAAGTCAGGGAAGGGCATCATATGTAATGCAGCCAGCATATTATGCAGAGGTTCCAAAAAATATAAAAGAAAAAATACTTAAAGGCAAAAAGTAA
- a CDS encoding elongation factor Tu translates to MAKEKFLRTKPHVNVGTIGHVDHGKTTLTSAITKVLSSKGLAQAKTFEEIDNAPEERERGVTINVHHAEYQTQNRHYAHVDCPGHADYIKNMVTGAAQMDGAVLVVSAVDGPMPQTREHILLARQVGVPAMVVFLNKTDAVEDKELVDLVEMEVRDLLSKYEFPGDKIPVVRGSALNAMNCGCSKDDCPNCKSILELMSAVDSHIPEPVRITDRAFLMSVEDVFSISGRGTVGTGRVERGIVKVGEEVEIVGIQTESRRTVVTGVEMFRKLLDEGRAGDNIGVLLRGIEKKDLEKGMVISAPNTITPHTQFKAQVYVLTKEEGGRHTQFFSGYRPQFFFRTTDVTGVITLPQGTEMIMPGDNVSVTVDLIVPVAMEKEQRFAIREGGKTIGAGVVTEIIK, encoded by the coding sequence ATGGCAAAAGAAAAATTTCTCAGGACAAAACCGCATGTAAATGTAGGGACCATAGGACATGTTGACCATGGAAAAACAACACTGACAAGTGCAATAACAAAAGTATTATCTAGCAAGGGATTGGCTCAGGCAAAGACATTTGAAGAAATAGATAATGCGCCTGAGGAAAGAGAAAGAGGAGTAACAATAAATGTACACCATGCGGAATATCAAACACAGAACAGGCACTATGCACATGTGGACTGTCCAGGTCACGCAGACTATATAAAGAATATGGTTACAGGAGCGGCACAGATGGACGGAGCAGTATTAGTGGTAAGTGCAGTAGATGGTCCTATGCCGCAGACAAGAGAACACATACTTTTGGCAAGACAGGTGGGAGTTCCTGCAATGGTGGTGTTCTTAAACAAAACAGATGCAGTAGAAGATAAAGAATTAGTAGATTTAGTTGAAATGGAAGTGCGAGATTTATTAAGCAAATATGAGTTTCCTGGGGATAAGATACCGGTGGTAAGAGGAAGTGCATTAAATGCAATGAACTGTGGATGTAGCAAAGATGATTGTCCAAACTGCAAGTCCATACTGGAATTGATGTCAGCAGTAGATAGCCATATACCTGAGCCTGTAAGAATAACGGACAGGGCATTTTTAATGTCCGTAGAAGATGTATTTAGCATAAGCGGCAGAGGAACAGTAGGAACAGGAAGAGTAGAAAGAGGAATAGTCAAAGTAGGAGAAGAAGTAGAAATAGTAGGGATACAGACAGAGAGCAGAAGGACAGTAGTAACAGGGGTAGAGATGTTCAGGAAGTTGTTAGACGAAGGAAGAGCAGGAGACAACATAGGGGTATTGTTAAGAGGGATAGAAAAAAAAGACTTAGAAAAAGGGATGGTCATATCGGCACCAAATACAATAACGCCACACACACAATTCAAGGCACAGGTATATGTATTAACAAAAGAAGAAGGTGGAAGACACACACAATTTTTCAGCGGCTACAGGCCTCAGTTTTTCTTCAGGACAACAGATGTAACAGGAGTAATAACATTACCGCAAGGAACAGAAATGATAATGCCTGGCGACAATGTATCTGTAACAGTAGATCTGATAGTACCTGTGGCAATGGAAAAAGAGCAAAGATTTGCAATCCGCGAAGGAGGAAAGACAATAGGAGCAGGCGTGGTAACAGAGATAATAAAATAA
- a CDS encoding 30S ribosomal protein S10 codes for MAQRIRIKLKAYDSRLLDQSTQEIVNTVKRTGAKISGPIPLPTKKEVTTVLRSPHVDKKSREQFIIRTHKRILDILESTPKTIDALKKLDLPAGVDVEIK; via the coding sequence ATGGCTCAAAGGATAAGGATAAAACTAAAAGCATATGACTCAAGACTTTTAGACCAATCTACGCAGGAAATTGTAAATACTGTTAAAAGAACAGGTGCAAAGATTTCAGGACCTATTCCGTTACCTACTAAAAAAGAGGTAACAACTGTTCTGCGTTCTCCTCATGTAGATAAAAAATCAAGGGAACAGTTTATAATAAGAACACATAAAAGGATACTTGATATACTTGAGTCAACACCTAAAACAATAGATGCATTAAAAAAACTTGATCTGCCAGCTGGTGTAGATGTTGAGATAAAGTAG
- a CDS encoding 50S ribosomal protein L3 yields the protein MSIGLLGRKLGMTQIFAEDGRRIPVTVIEAGPCPVLQIKTAQKNGYDAILIGFGEKKESRVSKPNLGFFKKIGRIPVQLMKEIKIPQGTEKPQEGVVLRVDQFKPGDFVDVTGKSIGKGFQGGMKRWGWAGGPSTHGSTSHRRVGSIGSSTTPGRVIRGHHMPGHMGNDTVTTQSLEVIKVDVENNLIAIKGSIPGSKSGYVTLCKALKRLPILKVATVAEKHKKADTLKASKLMKRIKK from the coding sequence ATGTCCATAGGATTACTTGGAAGAAAATTAGGAATGACACAAATTTTTGCCGAAGACGGCAGAAGGATTCCTGTTACAGTCATAGAAGCAGGCCCCTGTCCTGTCTTACAGATAAAGACAGCTCAGAAGAACGGTTATGATGCCATTCTTATCGGGTTTGGAGAAAAAAAAGAATCAAGGGTATCAAAACCGAATCTCGGTTTTTTTAAGAAGATAGGCAGGATTCCTGTTCAATTGATGAAAGAAATAAAAATACCTCAGGGCACCGAAAAACCACAGGAAGGCGTTGTATTAAGGGTTGACCAGTTTAAACCCGGTGATTTTGTAGATGTAACGGGAAAATCTATCGGCAAGGGTTTTCAGGGCGGTATGAAAAGGTGGGGATGGGCAGGAGGACCAAGTACACATGGTTCTACATCTCACAGAAGGGTAGGTTCTATAGGGTCCTCTACTACACCTGGAAGAGTTATAAGAGGGCATCACATGCCGGGTCATATGGGCAATGATACTGTTACAACACAAAGTTTAGAAGTTATAAAAGTTGATGTTGAGAATAATCTTATTGCAATAAAAGGTTCTATTCCCGGGTCTAAATCCGGATATGTTACGCTCTGCAAGGCGTTAAAAAGACTTCCCATACTTAAGGTTGCCACAGTTGCTGAGAAGCATAAGAAGGCAGATACATTGAAGGCTTCTAAGCTTATGAAGAGGATAAAAAAATAA
- a CDS encoding 50S ribosomal protein L4 produces MFEIAVKNIKGENVGQVSLDEAIFNGKINKDVLHEIQVMAEANLRKGTASTKTRGEVSGGGKKPWRQKGTGRARAGSIRSPLWRHGGIVFGPHPRNFHYSVNKKIRKIALVSALNSTLKENALFVIDAFNLDSSKTKNAASAISSIGVRKPVLFVFDKITTEVNRVTRNIEGVRIIISSNLDAYSVLRSRSVVFTKDALNSIIERLKK; encoded by the coding sequence ATGTTTGAGATAGCGGTAAAAAACATAAAAGGCGAGAATGTGGGGCAGGTTTCGCTTGATGAGGCGATATTCAATGGGAAAATAAATAAAGATGTCTTGCACGAAATACAGGTTATGGCAGAGGCTAATTTAAGGAAAGGCACTGCTTCTACCAAAACGAGGGGGGAGGTTTCCGGTGGTGGTAAAAAGCCATGGAGACAGAAAGGAACAGGAAGGGCCCGTGCAGGTTCCATAAGGTCGCCACTGTGGCGTCATGGTGGGATTGTATTCGGTCCTCATCCTCGGAATTTTCATTACAGTGTAAATAAAAAGATTAGAAAAATTGCATTAGTTTCGGCACTAAATTCAACTCTGAAAGAAAACGCCCTTTTTGTTATAGATGCTTTTAATTTAGATTCCTCAAAAACAAAGAATGCAGCAAGCGCAATATCGTCTATTGGTGTAAGGAAACCTGTTCTTTTTGTGTTTGACAAAATAACCACAGAGGTTAACAGAGTAACAAGAAATATAGAAGGTGTCCGAATTATAATATCTTCAAATCTTGATGCTTATAGTGTTTTAAGGTCAAGGTCTGTTGTTTTTACGAAAGATGCGTTAAATAGTATTATAGAGAGATTGAAGAAATGA
- a CDS encoding 50S ribosomal protein L23 — MKDQYAVVKSLLRTEKGTEQKKINKYLFLVDMKANKVQVKNAVEKIYSVKVEGVNTSIMSAKPKRVRNRQGWTSKWKKAVITLKEGNKIEAE; from the coding sequence ATGAAAGACCAGTATGCAGTTGTAAAAAGTTTATTAAGAACAGAAAAAGGGACCGAACAGAAAAAGATTAATAAGTATCTTTTTCTTGTGGATATGAAGGCTAACAAGGTTCAGGTTAAAAATGCGGTGGAAAAAATATATAGTGTGAAGGTTGAAGGGGTGAACACATCAATAATGTCTGCAAAACCTAAACGTGTCCGCAATCGTCAGGGTTGGACATCAAAATGGAAAAAAGCGGTTATTACCTTGAAAGAGGGAAACAAAATAGAAGCAGAATAA
- a CDS encoding 50S ribosomal protein L2: MGIKTYKPTTPGSRWKTGYTFEEITKQAPEKSLITVLKKKGGRNIHGHITIRHRGGGNKRRYRSIDFKRDKTDVQGRVVTIEYDPNRSSRIALIQYPDGEKRYIICPLDLKIGDTVASGPDVDIKPGNALLLRKIPTGTIIHCLELHPGSGAALIRSAGASAQMVAKEGKYAHIRMPSGEVRLFSLNCYATIGQVGNIEHGTISLGRAGRARHMGRRPKVRGVAMNPHDHPMGGGEGKASGGQPRSPWGQYAKGFKTRKKHKVSDKYIVKRRK, translated from the coding sequence ATGGGAATAAAAACATATAAGCCGACAACCCCTGGGTCAAGATGGAAAACAGGTTATACATTTGAAGAAATTACAAAACAGGCGCCGGAAAAATCGTTGATAACTGTTTTAAAAAAAAAAGGTGGCCGCAATATACACGGTCATATTACAATAAGACACAGGGGTGGCGGCAATAAAAGAAGGTACAGGAGTATAGATTTTAAAAGAGATAAAACAGACGTGCAAGGCAGAGTGGTAACAATTGAATATGATCCTAACCGTTCTTCAAGGATTGCACTTATACAATATCCAGACGGAGAAAAAAGATATATTATATGTCCTCTTGATCTAAAAATAGGAGATACAGTTGCATCTGGTCCTGATGTAGATATAAAGCCCGGCAACGCACTTCTGTTAAGAAAAATACCGACAGGCACAATTATTCATTGTCTTGAATTGCATCCTGGCAGTGGAGCAGCACTTATCAGAAGCGCAGGGGCATCAGCACAGATGGTTGCAAAAGAAGGTAAATATGCGCATATCAGAATGCCCTCAGGCGAGGTAAGGCTTTTTAGTCTTAATTGTTATGCAACAATAGGACAGGTAGGGAATATAGAACACGGCACAATTTCTCTTGGCAGAGCCGGTAGAGCAAGGCATATGGGAAGAAGGCCAAAAGTTCGTGGTGTTGCAATGAATCCCCATGACCATCCGATGGGCGGAGGTGAAGGGAAAGCTTCCGGTGGACAGCCAAGAAGTCCGTGGGGTCAGTATGCAAAAGGATTTAAGACAAGGAAGAAACACAAGGTTTCTGATAAATACATAGTTAAAAGAAGAAAGTAA